TGCGACCATCGGGCCGCTGCCCGGGGTCTCAGCGCTCTGCTACAATCCCGGTCTGAATCGTATCTACTCAGCTCAATCAGGGTCTGACGAAGTCGCAGTGATTGACTGCGCCGCAGACACAGTCATGCGGACTATCTGGGTCAGGGGCGTCGAGCCTAGTGATGTGTGCTACGATTCAGTCACTAACTCCGTCTACACCGCCAACAGTTTGAGCAACACCTCCTCGGTCATAGACTGTGCGACCGACAGCGTGGTCCGCATCGTCACAGTCTGTGACGATCCCTGGAATCTGCTGGCCGGGCCACAGGGCAAGGTGTTCTGCGCGGGCGATGACACGGTCGTGACGGTGATTGACGGCGGTAGTACGCGGACAATTCCCGTGGGGAGTGACATATGGCGTTCGAGCTACGACCCGGTCAAACACAAGGCATACTATACCCAGTGGAGTTCATACTTGGTGACGATCGTCGATGCGATTGGCGACTCGGTTCTTGCCCGAGTTACCACGGACGGGTCCTCGAATACGTTATGCTACGACCCAGTCGACCAGGGCACGTGGGCGGGTGCCGGTGACGACGCCGCCGTCGACGTTATCAACGGTGCTTCGGACCGGGTGACGGACACACTCTGGTTTGGCTCCTTCCGACCAGGTGTCCTGCGCTACAACCCGCTTAATCATCACATCTACTGCCTGGAAGAAGGCTGGAACAGCGCCCACAACCACCTGGCCGTGGTCGACGGTGATTCCAACCGCGTGCTGAAGATACTGCCGGCCGGCGGGTCTTGTGATTCGATGCTATGGAATCCGGTCAACAACAAGCTGTATATCTCGAACTCCGGCGACAACACGGTGTCTATCGTGGCTTGCGCGAACGACAGCATAGTGGCGACCATAAGCGGCCGGGATTGGCCGGATGCTTCGTGCTGCAGCAGTGACGGCAAGGTCTATGTCTGCAACGACGGTTACGGCGTGACGGTCATTGACCCCGTTGGCGATTCCGTGCGCAAGGTCATCGAGGTTGGCCACAATCCGTGGGGTATATGCTATGACCGCACCGACAACAAGATATACATCGGCATGTGGAATGACGGCGACTCGGTGAAGGTGATCAGCGTAAGCACCGACTCGGTTGTCAAGGCGGTGGCAATGCCTTCGGATCTGCACTACCAGGACGTGCGGTGGAACCAGAATCACGACAAGCTCTACGTGTCGAGCTCCGATGACAGCGAGGTGGTTGTGATTGACTGCGCGACCGACACAATCCTCAGGACAGTCAGGACGACAGCGACCGGCCTGGGGAGTTCGTACGTAGACTCAGTGACTGACCGAGTGTACTTCGCCGACCCCGACGGCACCACCCTGCATGTCCTTGATGCCAGGGCCGACTCATTTCTGAAGAACGTGAGCGCCGGCTCGGTCGGGGCGATGATAGACAACAGACTCACGGGAACGGAGCACCGCCTGTACAGCATTGGGTCCTACCCCTCCAGCAAGGTGGCCGTTGTAAGTGGGGCGACCGACAGCGTTCTCAGACACATCCAGGTTGGGGACGAGCCGTTTGGGCTGGCCTGGAACCCGGTCCATTCCTGGGTCTATGTCTCGAACTGCGACGGCTCGAGCATAACCGTGGTCCGCGACAGCCTGCCTGCTGGAATTGAGGAGAGTCATCGACAAGCCTCAAGCTCTAAGCCGCTGCCGACCGTCGTCCGCGGAATCCTCCGTGTTCCGGCGTCGAGCGTGATGCGTGGAGCATCGTGCGCGTTGCTCGACATCAGCGGGCGGAAGGTCCTCGACCTTCATCCCGGCGCGAATGATGTGCGGGCGCTGGCGCCGGGCGTGTACTTTGTGAGAGAAGCACAAGGGCAAGCTCAAGCTCAAGCACACGCTGTCAGGAAGGTCGTCCTGACCAAGTAGGACAAACAGCTTCTTTCTTTCAGGCTGCCCCCACTCACGCGGGCAGCCCGCTTTTCTCGTACGCGTGGGTGCGGGGCCGACGGTGCGGAAGAGTGCGCAGTCGCCGCTGCCGGAGGGGATGCTGAGGGGTGCGGACCGGGTAGGGCACGAGTCCGCCGATCAGCCCACGATTCCTTACCATCGGCAGGGAGCCGACCCTGGGCGCAACGGTGGGTGGCTCTATCGTCCGCTCAAGCAGTGCCTTGTGGAGTCGCTCCGGCACAGTTCCTGGTCTTGGCCCGCAATCCGGCCTGACTATCCTGTCCTGTCCCGCACCCCCTCCCCGCTTCAGGGATCCGTTCCCAGGAGGGTCGGGGGAGCTACTGGTGGGACCGCCTGGGGACCCCCTCCGGGGACCGTCCCCCCACCGGGTCCCCCCACCGTCCCCGGTACGCCTCCAGGGAGGGTCAGGGGAGTAGCTCGGTTGACCATCCGGGGGAGTGCTCCTGGGACCATCTGGGGGAAGTGGTAAGGGGATGGCCCGGGGATGGACTCCGGGGAGACGGGAGGGGGGCAGGCCCGACGCAGAGACGAGAGCGATGCGCGATGAGCGCAGGGCGGTAGGTAGGAATAGTGAATAATGAATTGAGAATAGAGAAGTTAGCGGATTCCCGTGCCGAATTTGCTGGGGCTTATAACAAACTGGGACGGTTCCAGTCGACGGTTCGGCGGCCCTGAGGACACGACCCGATTCCTGACGGAATCGGTGATGTCCCTCAGCGCTTGGGAGCCAAGAAGAGGACCGCGACGACCGGCCGGACGAAGGAGCCGCCGTGGTCGTCTATGAGCTTGCGGATGGCCCGGAAGACGTCGCGCCGGACTTTGGGGTCGAGTATGGCGTGGTCGGACATGGTTCTGAGCAGTCCGATGTAGAGGTCGGCATCGTATTGCTTCTGCCAGGAGTAGCGCAGAACTGTGACCGGTCCGAAGAGACCGGAGCCGACAATCTTCCGGCGCTGGCGTTCGATGCGCTGTTCGGGCGGGAGCGACAGGTGTATCTGCGGCGCGACGCGCCGGTAGAGTGCGCGGAGGTCGTTGTAGAAGTCGTTGTCCGGCGTGTCGAGGAAGTTCCAGACCAGCGCAAGCGAGCCGCCCGGCTTGAGTGCTGCTGCGCTTCGTGTGAATGCGAGCCTGGCCCGAATCCAGTGAAAGGCGGTCGCGGAAAGAACGAGGTCGAATTGGCCGCATGGGGCCCGCGCGGCTTGGGACACGATTCCAATTGAGGACATTTGGGTCCCGTCCCCGCCGTTGAAGCCCCGTGGATAACGGGCAAAGCGGGGGACAGTCCCTGGGAATCGCACAGGGCCCTGCGAAGGGACAGTCCCCGTTTTGCCACAGTCCCCGTTTTCCTCCGGCCTCCAGTCCTCGAAGGCCAGGTTCTGAATCTCGACGTCAGGGAAGTCGCGGAGGTTCCTGCGGCAGAGGCGGGCCATGCTCCTGCCCAGCTCAAGGCCGAGGATGGAAAAGCCGCGCCGGGCGAGAGGCAGCGTGGCCTGGCCGGTGCCGGGTCCGATTTCGAGAACGCGGCCGCCTTCGGGGATTCCTGACAGTCGGACCAGGTCATCGAACAGCTCTTCCGGGTACCCGGGGCGGAACCGGTCGTATGAGCGCGCGGATGCGTCGAACGAACGTTTGCGCAACTGGTGTCGCTCGGCTGCTTTCAGCGGCAGGTCGCGGCGTTCCGGTGGATGCATGGGACTAGCCTTGGGAAAGCGGGGACAGTCCCTGGAAATCGCACAGGGCCCTGCGAAAGGGCAGTCCCCATTTTTCCAGTACACGATGCGTCATGCGAGAAGCATACAAGGCAAAGCCTCTGATGCAAAGCTCGAATGACGAAGCTCGAAATCCGAATCAAGCTCGAATGCGTCCATTTCGGAATCAGGACATCAATCGCCTTTGACGCTTGCGGTCCTTGCCCGAAAGTGCGTGCTTCGGTCTTTGAGCTTGGGACTTGAGTGGTCACTGGCGCTTGGGAATTGGTCATTCTCTGTGGCTGCGTCTCGCCACGGCTGTCTCGCCACGGCTGTATTGACCCGCCGGGCCACGGGCGTAAAATCTATGATTATTAGTGTTGACCGACAAAGGAGATAATTCATGAAACGGCTGCTCGTGTTGCTGGTTCTGGTTGCTGTCCCGCTGATGGCCGGAACCGTTACGAGGACTGCGACTTTCGATAGAGGTGACCTGCTCATCTCTCAGCAGAATGGCCTTGATGTCGTTCAGCTCCGGGGCGGAGCCGGGTTGGTTC
The DNA window shown above is from bacterium and carries:
- a CDS encoding YncE family protein, whose protein sequence is MKLIAALLVLSCAVSLCFGQWVVTTIALPDSLSGLSGIGAIAFHAPTHTIYVGGGSALVAVDASSYRKIAKVDLLDYPDVMCSSPVSNKVYCASRSWRQIWVVDAATNRFSKSVAVDSYPRELCYARAVNKVYVACPQSNTVKVIDCARDSLVATIGPLPGVSALCYNPGLNRIYSAQSGSDEVAVIDCAADTVMRTIWVRGVEPSDVCYDSVTNSVYTANSLSNTSSVIDCATDSVVRIVTVCDDPWNLLAGPQGKVFCAGDDTVVTVIDGGSTRTIPVGSDIWRSSYDPVKHKAYYTQWSSYLVTIVDAIGDSVLARVTTDGSSNTLCYDPVDQGTWAGAGDDAAVDVINGASDRVTDTLWFGSFRPGVLRYNPLNHHIYCLEEGWNSAHNHLAVVDGDSNRVLKILPAGGSCDSMLWNPVNNKLYISNSGDNTVSIVACANDSIVATISGRDWPDASCCSSDGKVYVCNDGYGVTVIDPVGDSVRKVIEVGHNPWGICYDRTDNKIYIGMWNDGDSVKVISVSTDSVVKAVAMPSDLHYQDVRWNQNHDKLYVSSSDDSEVVVIDCATDTILRTVRTTATGLGSSYVDSVTDRVYFADPDGTTLHVLDARADSFLKNVSAGSVGAMIDNRLTGTEHRLYSIGSYPSSKVAVVSGATDSVLRHIQVGDEPFGLAWNPVHSWVYVSNCDGSSITVVRDSLPAGIEESHRQASSSKPLPTVVRGILRVPASSVMRGASCALLDISGRKVLDLHPGANDVRALAPGVYFVREAQGQAQAQAHAVRKVVLTK
- a CDS encoding class I SAM-dependent methyltransferase, which translates into the protein MHPPERRDLPLKAAERHQLRKRSFDASARSYDRFRPGYPEELFDDLVRLSGIPEGGRVLEIGPGTGQATLPLARRGFSILGLELGRSMARLCRRNLRDFPDVEIQNLAFEDWRPEENGDCGKTGTVPSQGPVRFPGTVPRFARYPRGFNGGDGTQMSSIGIVSQAARAPCGQFDLVLSATAFHWIRARLAFTRSAAALKPGGSLALVWNFLDTPDNDFYNDLRALYRRVAPQIHLSLPPEQRIERQRRKIVGSGLFGPVTVLRYSWQKQYDADLYIGLLRTMSDHAILDPKVRRDVFRAIRKLIDDHGGSFVRPVVAVLFLAPKR